Proteins encoded in a region of the Malaciobacter mytili LMG 24559 genome:
- a CDS encoding M48 family metallopeptidase, translating into MIQIRANNYFDIFDAKELIARKASWIEKHLNSFSKQPLNSDEFYYLGVKHKNLDNRDLDKFYAFEAKKIIPPILQECSQLMQLFPTSIKYRKNKRTWGSCNFKNGLNFNTLLVKFPLEVIEYVVIHELAHIKYKNHSKDFWNLVYKYCSDYKKREETLKSFL; encoded by the coding sequence ATGATACAAATTCGTGCTAATAATTATTTTGATATTTTTGATGCAAAAGAATTAATTGCAAGAAAAGCATCTTGGATAGAAAAACATTTAAATAGTTTTTCAAAACAGCCTTTAAATAGTGATGAATTTTATTATCTTGGTGTTAAACATAAAAATTTAGATAATAGAGATTTAGATAAATTTTATGCCTTTGAAGCAAAAAAAATTATTCCGCCTATTTTACAAGAGTGTTCACAACTTATGCAACTTTTCCCAACTTCTATAAAATATAGAAAAAACAAAAGAACTTGGGGCTCATGTAACTTTAAAAATGGTTTAAATTTCAATACTTTATTAGTAAAGTTTCCTTTAGAAGTTATTGAGTATGTGGTTATTCATGAATTGGCACATATAAAATATAAAAATCATTCAAAAGATTTTTGGAATTTAGTATATAAATATTGTAGTGATTATAAAAAAAGAGAAGAGACTCTTAAGAGTTTTTTATAA
- the guaA gene encoding glutamine-hydrolyzing GMP synthase: MKHVPIVVLDFGSQYTQIIARKLRESGVYSEIVPYNEKIEDIKARTPKGIILSGGPASVYAKDSYHPDEEIFQLGLPILGICYGMQLISQHFGGSVIPADHHEYGKAKLSFEKESDIFKDTTDGQIVWMSHGDRVENIPEGFEKIATSENSPYAAIANMEKRIYAFQFHPEVYHSEQGSKLLKNFAKYICGCESTWNMGSFAKEQIKKIQEKVGNKKVLCGVSGGVDSSVVATLLAEAIGDQLIPVFVDHGLLRANEREQVEAMFKSRGVNLITVDASEIFLKKLEGVTDPETKRKIIGETFIEVFDIEAKKHDGIEFLAQGTLYTDVIESVSVKGPSKTIKSHHNVGGLPDWMTFELIEPLREIFKDEVRILGLELGLPKDMIGRHPFPGPGLAIRIMGDVNKADLEILRKADTIMLDVLHATGYYDKTWQAFTVLLNVKSVGVMGDNRTYDNTVCVRIVEATDGMTATFAHIPHDILETISRRIINEVDGINRVVYDISSKPPATIEWE; encoded by the coding sequence ATGAAACATGTACCAATTGTTGTATTAGATTTTGGTAGTCAGTATACTCAAATTATTGCAAGAAAACTAAGAGAGTCAGGTGTATATAGTGAAATAGTTCCATATAATGAAAAAATTGAAGATATTAAGGCTAGAACTCCTAAAGGTATTATTCTTTCTGGTGGACCAGCTTCAGTGTATGCAAAAGATTCTTATCATCCAGATGAAGAAATCTTTCAATTAGGTCTTCCAATTTTAGGTATCTGCTATGGTATGCAACTTATCTCTCAACACTTTGGTGGAAGTGTAATTCCAGCTGATCACCATGAATATGGTAAAGCAAAATTATCTTTTGAAAAAGAAAGTGATATCTTTAAAGATACAACTGATGGTCAAATTGTATGGATGTCTCATGGTGATAGAGTAGAAAATATCCCAGAAGGTTTTGAAAAAATAGCAACAAGTGAGAACTCTCCATATGCAGCTATTGCAAATATGGAAAAAAGAATTTATGCTTTCCAATTTCACCCAGAAGTTTACCATTCAGAGCAAGGTTCTAAATTACTTAAAAACTTTGCAAAATATATTTGTGGTTGTGAATCAACTTGGAATATGGGATCATTTGCAAAAGAGCAAATTAAAAAAATCCAAGAAAAAGTAGGAAATAAAAAAGTATTATGTGGAGTATCAGGAGGAGTAGATTCTTCTGTTGTAGCTACACTTTTAGCAGAAGCAATTGGTGATCAGTTAATTCCTGTTTTTGTTGATCATGGATTATTAAGAGCAAATGAAAGAGAACAAGTTGAAGCTATGTTTAAAAGTAGAGGTGTTAATTTAATTACTGTTGATGCTTCTGAAATCTTCTTAAAAAAATTAGAAGGTGTAACTGATCCTGAAACAAAAAGAAAAATTATTGGTGAAACTTTTATTGAAGTATTTGATATTGAAGCTAAAAAACACGATGGTATTGAGTTTTTAGCACAAGGTACTTTATATACTGATGTTATTGAATCAGTATCTGTAAAAGGACCTTCAAAAACTATTAAATCACATCACAATGTTGGTGGATTGCCAGATTGGATGACTTTTGAATTAATTGAGCCTCTAAGAGAAATCTTTAAAGATGAAGTTAGAATTTTAGGTTTAGAACTTGGACTTCCAAAAGATATGATTGGAAGACATCCTTTCCCTGGTCCTGGACTTGCTATTAGAATTATGGGAGATGTAAATAAAGCTGATTTAGAAATACTAAGAAAAGCTGATACTATTATGCTTGATGTATTACATGCTACTGGATATTATGATAAAACTTGGCAAGCTTTTACAGTATTATTAAATGTAAAATCTGTAGGAGTTATGGGAGATAATAGAACTTATGATAATACAGTTTGCGTTAGAATTGTAGAAGCAACTGATGGTATGACAGCAACATTTGCACATATTCCTCATGATATTTTAGAAACAATTTCAAGAAGAATTATCAATGAAGTAGATGGAATTAATAGAGTTGTATATGATATTTCATCTAAACCACCTGCAACTATTGAATGGGAATAA
- the nadB gene encoding L-aspartate oxidase has protein sequence MQVYDYLIIGSGVAGLNAARLLPKDKKVLLLCKKSPWECNTFWAQGGIATAVDEEDIAVHIQDTMTAGVDYNDKKAVEILSKNSLSSIHDLIQAGLKFDLNAKGNLAFTKEAAHSRSRILHADGDATGRMIHMFLIEQFPHEMLTEAVVSDLLIKDGICYGAQFFTSETKQKTVYAHNTIIASGGVGSLYKYHTNSTAIAGEVQGICIEKGIKLKDMEMLQFHPTVVKGTHFARKPLLSEALRGEGAYIVDEDNKRFLFDYHKDGELAPRDVVSRAIFDYAKKHKKGIFLSFESFEKNFFKKRFPNIYANLKDLGFELPFERVPISPAFHYTMGGIPTDTDGKVLGMKNLYAIGEAACTGVHGANRLASNSLLEGVVFSKLAVEHSLQNNFKISHENYTNKIKSYIRNQEIDKPIKDNLRRIMWDTAAIVREEDKLKQSLKTIEEYLQQEVGRLLYLRLLTAKAILEAAINRKESLGAHFLIRNEA, from the coding sequence ATGCAAGTATATGATTATTTGATTATTGGTTCGGGTGTTGCTGGATTAAATGCAGCAAGGCTACTCCCAAAAGATAAAAAAGTTTTGCTTTTATGCAAAAAATCACCTTGGGAGTGCAATACTTTTTGGGCTCAAGGTGGTATAGCAACTGCAGTTGATGAAGAAGATATTGCAGTTCATATACAAGATACAATGACAGCTGGTGTTGATTATAATGATAAAAAAGCTGTTGAAATACTAAGTAAAAACTCTTTAAGTTCTATTCATGATTTAATTCAAGCAGGTTTAAAATTCGATTTAAATGCCAAAGGCAATTTAGCTTTTACAAAAGAAGCTGCACACTCTAGAAGTAGGATTTTGCATGCTGATGGTGATGCAACAGGTCGAATGATACATATGTTTTTAATAGAACAATTCCCTCATGAAATGCTAACAGAAGCTGTGGTTTCAGACCTTTTAATAAAAGATGGAATTTGTTATGGAGCTCAATTTTTTACTAGTGAAACAAAACAAAAAACTGTCTATGCACATAATACTATTATAGCAAGTGGTGGAGTTGGTTCTTTATATAAATATCATACAAATTCAACTGCAATTGCTGGTGAAGTTCAAGGTATTTGTATTGAAAAAGGTATCAAATTAAAAGATATGGAAATGCTTCAATTTCATCCTACTGTTGTAAAAGGTACTCATTTTGCTAGAAAACCTCTTTTGAGTGAAGCTTTAAGAGGAGAGGGTGCTTATATTGTTGATGAAGATAATAAAAGATTTTTATTTGATTATCATAAAGATGGGGAATTAGCTCCTAGAGATGTTGTAAGTCGTGCTATCTTTGATTATGCAAAAAAACATAAAAAAGGTATATTTTTATCTTTTGAAAGTTTTGAAAAAAATTTCTTCAAAAAAAGATTTCCTAATATTTATGCTAATTTAAAAGATTTAGGTTTTGAATTACCTTTTGAAAGAGTTCCTATTTCACCTGCTTTTCACTATACAATGGGTGGAATTCCAACTGATACAGATGGAAAAGTTTTAGGTATGAAAAACTTATATGCTATTGGTGAAGCTGCTTGTACAGGTGTACATGGTGCAAATAGATTAGCTTCTAATTCTTTATTAGAAGGTGTTGTTTTCTCTAAATTAGCAGTTGAACATTCACTGCAAAATAATTTTAAAATATCACATGAAAATTATACGAACAAGATAAAATCCTATATAAGAAATCAAGAAATAGATAAACCTATAAAGGATAATCTAAGAAGAATAATGTGGGATACTGCTGCAATAGTTAGAGAAGAAGATAAATTAAAACAATCTTTAAAAACAATAGAAGAGTATTTACAGCAAGAAGTTGGAAGACTTTTATATTTAAGACTTTTAACAGCAAAAGCTATACTAGAAGCAGCAATAAATAGAAAAGAATCTTTGGGAGCACATTTCTTAATTAGAAATGAGGCTTAA
- a CDS encoding universal stress protein yields the protein MSKVKNIVVAIDTSIMANEVLKRAFCLAKSKKVHLNIIHCIDIPWFDKLKDKKEIIKKTKEKIKEDVKKLNKQNIDCTIFVKSGDPAKVIVKEAKDLKAILIIIGAYSKENLKSKILGSNAHNISQKSNLPVLIVKNLYVEEYKSVLAFTDLSKVSKKSIEFSKEFFDDANFKLIHVSKKISDFALTYYNIEADNNVYLEEAKKHKEEQIENFKTKVKVPHIEVVEEAGSFNEVLLDLANKEDSDLVVLGSRGVKTANSFFFGSKTSFLMKSLSSDVLVYVPQ from the coding sequence ATGTCTAAAGTAAAAAATATAGTTGTTGCAATTGATACTTCTATAATGGCGAATGAGGTTTTAAAAAGAGCTTTTTGTCTAGCAAAATCAAAAAAAGTGCATTTAAATATTATTCATTGTATTGATATTCCTTGGTTTGATAAATTAAAAGATAAAAAAGAAATTATTAAAAAAACAAAAGAAAAAATAAAAGAAGATGTAAAAAAATTAAATAAACAAAATATTGATTGTACTATTTTTGTAAAAAGTGGTGATCCTGCTAAAGTTATTGTAAAAGAGGCAAAAGATTTAAAAGCTATACTTATAATAATAGGGGCATATTCAAAAGAGAACTTAAAAAGTAAAATATTAGGTTCAAATGCTCATAATATTTCACAAAAAAGTAACTTACCTGTACTTATAGTAAAAAATCTATATGTGGAAGAGTATAAAAGTGTCTTAGCTTTTACAGATTTATCAAAAGTATCTAAAAAAAGTATAGAGTTCTCAAAAGAGTTTTTTGATGATGCAAATTTTAAACTAATTCATGTAAGTAAAAAAATAAGTGATTTTGCATTGACTTATTATAATATAGAAGCTGATAATAATGTATATTTAGAAGAAGCAAAAAAACATAAAGAAGAACAAATAGAAAACTTTAAAACAAAAGTTAAAGTTCCCCATATAGAAGTAGTAGAGGAGGCTGGGTCTTTTAATGAAGTATTATTAGATTTAGCAAATAAAGAAGATAGTGATTTAGTGGTTTTAGGCTCAAGAGGTGTAAAAACTGCAAACTCTTTCTTTTTTGGTTCTAAAACATCTTTTCTTATGAAAAGTTTATCTTCTGATGTATTAGTTTATGTACCACAGTAA
- the nhaD gene encoding sodium:proton antiporter NhaD, whose translation MFKVLLSFLLCSVAAFASGGSATSEIPDLTMTWIGFASLIIFVIGYYFVAAEEKYEIDKAKPALFIGTFIFILIALYYAINDLDMDLVHVQAQHLILEIAEIFFFLFVAMTYIESLIHMNVFDKLKYNLVTKGYSYRKLFWVTGFIAFFLSPIADNLTTALILSTVLITIEKKRKDFLVPGAINIVVAANAGGAWSPFGDITTLMAWTAGKGVFTDFLYLFPAAIGGYLITAFLLSKFVPTEKPEFDASKEEVPVMAEGAKVVMGLGVFTIFCAVMSHQVLHLPAMWGMMFGLSLLKVYSYGLNRRHGKEHFNIFHSMAKIENNTLMFFFGILAAVGGLYFIGWLALASHVYSPDVLGPTWSNIGVGFLSAIVDNVPVMSAVLKANPQMGLDQWMLVTLTAGVGGSLISFGSAAGVGVMGKLHGIYTFNSHMKYAWTILIGYIVSISIWYIQYEVLQISHYGS comes from the coding sequence ATGTTTAAAGTTTTATTGTCATTTCTTCTGTGTTCTGTAGCTGCGTTTGCATCAGGTGGTTCAGCTACTTCAGAGATTCCAGATTTAACGATGACATGGATTGGGTTTGCATCATTAATAATATTTGTGATTGGATATTATTTTGTTGCAGCAGAGGAAAAGTATGAGATTGATAAGGCTAAACCTGCTTTATTTATTGGAACATTTATCTTTATTTTAATTGCTTTATATTATGCAATAAACGATTTAGATATGGATTTAGTTCATGTTCAAGCACAACATTTAATTTTAGAAATTGCTGAAATTTTCTTCTTCTTATTTGTTGCTATGACATATATTGAATCTTTAATTCATATGAATGTATTTGATAAATTAAAGTACAATTTAGTAACTAAAGGATATTCGTATAGAAAATTATTCTGGGTAACTGGTTTTATTGCTTTCTTTTTATCTCCAATTGCTGACAACTTAACAACTGCACTTATTTTATCAACAGTTTTAATTACTATTGAAAAGAAAAGAAAAGACTTTTTAGTTCCAGGTGCAATTAATATTGTTGTTGCTGCAAATGCTGGTGGTGCTTGGTCTCCATTTGGTGATATTACTACACTTATGGCATGGACAGCAGGTAAGGGAGTATTTACAGACTTCTTATATTTATTCCCAGCTGCAATTGGTGGATATTTAATTACTGCATTTTTATTATCAAAATTTGTTCCTACTGAAAAACCTGAATTTGATGCTTCAAAAGAAGAAGTTCCAGTTATGGCTGAAGGTGCAAAAGTTGTAATGGGACTTGGAGTATTTACAATCTTTTGTGCTGTAATGTCTCATCAAGTTTTACATTTACCTGCTATGTGGGGTATGATGTTTGGTTTATCTTTACTAAAAGTTTACTCTTATGGACTTAATAGAAGACATGGTAAAGAACACTTTAATATCTTTCATTCAATGGCAAAAATTGAAAACAACACACTAATGTTCTTCTTTGGTATTTTAGCAGCAGTTGGAGGATTATATTTTATTGGATGGTTAGCATTAGCTTCTCATGTATATAGTCCAGATGTATTAGGACCTACTTGGTCAAATATTGGAGTAGGATTCTTATCTGCGATTGTTGATAATGTTCCTGTTATGTCTGCTGTTTTAAAAGCTAATCCTCAAATGGGATTAGACCAATGGATGCTTGTAACGCTTACTGCAGGGGTTGGGGGATCGTTAATCTCTTTTGGTAGTGCAGCAGGTGTTGGAGTAATGGGTAAATTACATGGTATATATACATTTAACTCTCATATGAAATATGCATGGACAATTTTAATTGGATATATTGTATCAATTTCAATTTGGTATATCCAATATGAAGTATTACAAATTAGCCATTATGGTTCATAA
- a CDS encoding alpha/beta fold hydrolase, translated as MKKEKIYLLPGLMTDERLWERLKPYLEDSYELIHIPLPKSYDFEEINLIIEKYFKEEKVNLLGFSLGSYIATYYAIKNPHRIKRVFNLAGSPSASHPIEIVRREIKLKEIEKKGFFSLPYEKAISLLEEKNQNDTQLVDTIVDMFTSLGEENYVYQLKSTFYRKDLHEELKELEFPIYYYYSTKDRLLNHASIKKLEELKHPHIKLFNREGYSHNIPLEEPELLSKYIKMWLEN; from the coding sequence ATGAAAAAAGAAAAGATTTATTTACTACCTGGACTTATGACAGATGAAAGATTATGGGAAAGATTAAAACCTTATTTAGAAGATAGTTATGAATTAATCCATATACCACTTCCTAAAAGCTATGATTTTGAAGAGATAAACCTTATTATTGAAAAATATTTTAAAGAAGAAAAAGTAAATCTTTTAGGATTTTCTTTAGGAAGTTATATTGCTACTTATTATGCAATTAAAAATCCCCATAGAATAAAAAGAGTTTTTAATTTAGCTGGAAGTCCTAGTGCAAGTCATCCTATTGAAATAGTAAGAAGAGAAATAAAACTAAAAGAGATAGAAAAGAAAGGTTTTTTTTCTTTACCTTATGAAAAGGCTATTTCTTTACTTGAAGAAAAAAATCAAAATGATACACAGCTAGTTGATACTATTGTGGATATGTTTACCTCTTTAGGGGAAGAAAACTATGTATATCAACTTAAAAGTACATTTTATAGAAAAGATTTGCATGAAGAACTAAAAGAGTTAGAATTTCCTATTTACTACTATTATAGTACAAAAGATAGGTTATTAAATCATGCTTCAATTAAAAAATTAGAAGAATTAAAACATCCTCATATAAAGCTATTTAATAGAGAAGGATATAGTCATAATATTCCTTTAGAAGAGCCAGAACTTTTAAGCAAATATATAAAAATGTGGTTAGAAAATTAA
- a CDS encoding PhzF family phenazine biosynthesis protein: MKLKINIVDAFTNELFKGNQAAVIILKEWLSEETMQNIAIENNLSETAFLVEDENRVFNIRWFSPITEIDFCGHATLASAFILFNENKQLNSLKFYAKAIGEFEVTLEKDDYIQMNFPNRKPSKLELIPKELLNGLSIKPKEVYLNNQAYFAIYENENEVLEVSYLKEELEKLVPYDVVVTAKAQNKEYDFISRYFWPANGGEEDPVTGSIHTGLAPFWQERLNKDTLIALQASKRTGVLICKIQKHRVLLLGKAVQYLEGYINI; the protein is encoded by the coding sequence ATGAAATTAAAAATTAATATTGTTGATGCTTTTACTAATGAACTTTTTAAAGGAAATCAAGCAGCAGTAATAATTTTAAAAGAGTGGTTAAGTGAAGAAACAATGCAAAATATTGCAATAGAAAACAACTTATCAGAAACTGCTTTTTTAGTAGAAGATGAAAATAGAGTTTTTAATATAAGATGGTTTTCTCCTATAACTGAAATAGACTTTTGTGGTCATGCAACTTTAGCAAGTGCTTTTATTTTATTTAATGAAAATAAACAATTAAATTCTTTAAAGTTTTATGCAAAAGCAATAGGTGAATTTGAAGTAACTTTAGAAAAAGATGATTATATTCAAATGAACTTTCCAAATAGAAAGCCTTCAAAATTAGAGTTAATACCAAAAGAACTTTTAAATGGTTTATCTATTAAACCAAAAGAAGTATATTTAAATAATCAAGCTTATTTTGCCATATATGAAAATGAAAATGAAGTATTAGAAGTAAGTTATTTAAAAGAAGAGTTAGAAAAACTTGTTCCTTATGATGTGGTAGTTACTGCAAAAGCACAAAATAAAGAGTATGATTTTATTTCAAGATATTTTTGGCCTGCAAATGGAGGTGAAGAAGATCCAGTTACAGGTTCTATTCATACAGGACTTGCTCCTTTTTGGCAAGAGAGATTAAATAAAGATACTTTAATTGCTCTTCAAGCTTCAAAAAGAACTGGAGTTCTAATTTGTAAAATTCAAAAGCATAGAGTATTACTTTTAGGTAAAGCTGTACAATATTTAGAAGGATATATTAATATATAA
- a CDS encoding DUF6172 family protein: MKKTFKLEDGKRHPDRIIEAIKHEVRKYIKREKKKALPQEADFWKFECKSSINNEEPKTIAYSEITKAIDEASIQKAETLYLEIIATEGFKNKEE, from the coding sequence TTGAAAAAAACATTTAAATTAGAAGATGGGAAAAGACATCCTGATAGAATTATTGAAGCAATAAAACATGAAGTTAGAAAATATATTAAAAGAGAAAAGAAAAAAGCTTTACCCCAAGAAGCAGATTTTTGGAAGTTTGAATGTAAAAGTTCAATAAATAATGAAGAACCAAAAACAATTGCATATTCTGAGATTACTAAAGCCATAGATGAAGCTTCTATACAAAAAGCAGAAACTTTATATCTTGAAATAATAGCTACTGAAGGGTTTAAAAACAAGGAAGAATAA